The nucleotide sequence CTATATTTTATTTTACCGGGTAGAACAGTTGTCGCGCAATCCCATAGCCGGGACTTCAGGACGAGGCCTCGCCCCCGTCCCCCCTCAACCCCGGGCCACGAAGATCACCCCGGCCAAGATCAGCAGCGTCCCCACCGTCTTCGACCAGGTGAATGGCTCCCGAAAGACCACCAACGACGCCAGAGCGACAAGCACCAGCCCCAGGCTCGTCATCATCGGATACGCCACACTCAGCTGAAACCGCGTCAACGCAAAAGTATAAGCTCCGAGAGCCAGCACAAAACTGACGATCCCCGCCAAAAGATACACATTCGTCACCACGGAAAGCACCGCGCCGATGAGCCCCCCGGATCCCCAGGGGCCCGCAGCCCCGCCCCCGGCGGCTTGCCCCAGACCCGGGGACGCCCCGGACATCCCCGAAGCGCCGCCCAGGACGCCGCCGTGCTGCGCCGCCGCCTTCATCAACACATTGGCCAGGGCATTAAACACAATCCCCAGACCCAACGCGAGCCATTTCATCCGCACCCCTCCCGGCCCGAACTACAGCGACATCTTCTTAAACACCCGCTCGGGCACCGCCCGCACCCCGGCCATGATCCAGCGCCAGAATCCGGGCACATACACCACATCCCGCCCTTTCTTGAGCGCCTTCATCACCCCCCGGGCCACCGCTTCGGGGCTCGCCACCAACATCATCCCTTCCTTCCCGAAGGTCATCGCCGTATCCACAAACCCGGGCTTCACCGTCAGCACCCGCACTCCGGACCTGGCCAGCCGGTTCCTCAGCCCCTGGAGAAACAGGGACAAGCCCCCCTTCGCCGCCCCGTACATGTAGTTGCTCTGGCGCCCCCGGTCCCCGGCCACAGATGAGAACACGCACAGCCAACCCCGCCCGCGCTGTTCCATATGTGCCGCAAACTGGTGAAGGACTGACACGCACGAGACAAAATTCGTCTCCACGATCCGCCGCGCTTCTTCAAAATCCCGCTCGGCCCGCTTCTGGTCCCCGAGGTACCCGTAGGCCAGCACCACCCCTTCCAACTCCCCGCCAAACTCCCGTATCGCCTCTTCCAGGCACTCCTCAACAAAAGCCGGGTGGCTCTTCTCATCCAGGGCGTCAAACCGCCGCGCCCGGGCCGGGGCGCCGTACCGGATCCCGAGGTCCGCCGCCAGGGCCTCCAACTCCTCCAGATCTCTTCCCGCCAAGATCAGCC is from Kyrpidia tusciae DSM 2912 and encodes:
- a CDS encoding DMT family transporter, coding for MKWLALGLGIVFNALANVLMKAAAQHGGVLGGASGMSGASPGLGQAAGGGAAGPWGSGGLIGAVLSVVTNVYLLAGIVSFVLALGAYTFALTRFQLSVAYPMMTSLGLVLVALASLVVFREPFTWSKTVGTLLILAGVIFVARG
- a CDS encoding SDR family oxidoreductase, encoding MKTAVVLGATSGIARALAGELAREGYGLILAGRDLEELEALAADLGIRYGAPARARRFDALDEKSHPAFVEECLEEAIREFGGELEGVVLAYGYLGDQKRAERDFEEARRIVETNFVSCVSVLHQFAAHMEQRGRGWLCVFSSVAGDRGRQSNYMYGAAKGGLSLFLQGLRNRLARSGVRVLTVKPGFVDTAMTFGKEGMMLVASPEAVARGVMKALKKGRDVVYVPGFWRWIMAGVRAVPERVFKKMSL